One window from the genome of Nomascus leucogenys isolate Asia chromosome 12, Asia_NLE_v1, whole genome shotgun sequence encodes:
- the EEF1AKNMT gene encoding eEF1A lysine and N-terminal methyltransferase isoform X1 — MNLLPKSSKEFGSVDYWEKFFQQRGKKAFEWYGTYLELCGVLHKYIKPREKVLVIGCGNSELSEQLYDVGYRDIVNIDISEVVIKQMKECNATRRPQMSFLKMDMTQMEFPDASFQVVLDKGTLDAVLTDEEEKTLQQVDRMLAEVGRVLQVGGRYLCISLAQAHILKKAVGHFSREGWMVRVHQVANSQDQVLEAEPQFSLPVFAFIMTKFRPVPGSALQIFELCAQEQGKPVRLESAEQLAEAVRERQQYAWLCSQLRRKARLGSVSLDLCDGDTGEPRYTLHVVDSPTVKPSRDNHFAIFIIPQGRETEWLFGMDEGRKQLAASAGFRRLITVALHRGQQYESMDHIQAELSARVMELAPAGMPTQQQVPFLSVGGDIGVRTVQHQDCSPLSGDYVIEDVQGDDKRYFRRLIFLSNRNVVQSEARLLKDVSHKAEKKRKKDRKKQRPADAEDLPAAPGQSIDKSYLCCEHHKAMIAGLALLRNPELLLEIPLALLVVGLGGGSLPLFVHDHFPKSCIDAVEIDPSMLEVATQWFGFSQSDRMKVHIADGLDYITSRAGEGEARPCYDVIMFDVDSKDPTLGMSCPPPAFVEQSFLQKVKSILTPEGVFILNLVCRDLGLKDSVLAGLKAVFPLLYVRRIEGEVNEILFCQLHPEQKLATPELLETAQALEQTLRKPGRGWDDTYVLSDMLKMVKIV; from the exons ATGAACCTCTTACCTAAAAGTTCCAAGGAGTTTGGCTCCGTTGACTACTGGGAGAAGTTCTTCCAGCAGCGAGGAAAGAAAGCTTTCGAGTGGTATGGAACCTACCTGGAACTGTGCGGGGTGCTACACAAATATATCAAGCCCAGGGAAAAG GTGCTGGTGATTGGGTGTGGCAACTCAGAACTGAGTGAGCAACTGTATGATGTGGGCTATCGGGATATAGTGAACATCGACATCAGTGAGGTTGTCATCAAGCAAATGAAGGAATGTAATGCCACCCGACGGCCCCAGATGAGCTTCTTGAAGATGGACATGACGCAGATGGAGTTTCCTGATGCCTCGTTCCAGGTGGTGTTGGACAAGGGCACCCTGGATGCTGTCCTGACAGATGAGGAAGAGAAGACCTTGCAACAGGTGGACAGGATGCTGGCTGAGGTTGGCCGTGTCCTGCAGGTGGGCGGTCGCTATCTCTGCATCTCCCTGGCTCAGGCTCACATCCTGAAGAAAGCAGTGGGCCACTTCTCCCGGGAGGGGTGGATGGTGAGGGTGCACCAAGTGGCCAACAGCCAGGACCAGGTGTTGGAAGCAGAGCCTCAGTTCTCCTTGCCGGTCTTTGCCTTCATCATGACCAAGTTCAGGCCAGTCCCTGGCTCTGCCCTTCAGATTTTTGAGCTGTGTGCTCAGGAGCAGGGCAAGCCTGTGCGGCTGGAGAGTGCCGAGCAGCTGGCCGAGGCGGTGCGGGAGCGGCAGCAGTATGCCTGGCTGTGCAGCCAGCTGCGCCGCAAGGCCAGGCTGGGGAGTGTGTCTCTGGACTTGTGCGATGGGGACACGGGGGAGCCACGCTACACCCTCCACGTGGTGGACAGCCCCACTGTGAAACCATCGCGGGACAATCATTTTGCGATTTTCATCA TCCCCCAGGGCCGGGAGACCGAGTGGCTCTTTGGCATGGATGAGGGCCGGAAACAGCTGGCGGCCAGTGCTGGCTTCAGGAGGTTGATTACAGTGGCCCTTCACCGAGGTCAGCAGTATGAAAGCATGGACCACATCCAAGCTGAGTTGTCGGCTAGAGTCATGGAGCTGGCCCCAGCTGGGATGCCCACCCAGCAGCAG GTGCCCTTTCTGTCTGTGGGTGGGGACATTGGGGTCCGGACCGTTCAGCACCAAGACTGCAGCCCCTTGAGCGGTGACTATGTCATCGAGGACGTGCAAGGGGATGACAAGCGATACTTCCGTCGACTGATCTTCCTTAGCAACAGGAACGTGGTGCAGTCCGAAGCCAGGTTGCTGAAGGATGTGTCTCACAAAG CCGAGAAGAAGCGGAAAAAGGACAGGAAGAAGCAGCGGCCTGCTGATGCGGAGGACCTCCCTGCAGCCCCGGGGCAGTCCATTGATAAGAGTTACCTGTGTTGTGAACACCACAAAGCCATGATCGCTGGCCTTGCCCTGCTGAGAAACCCAGAGCTACTCCTAG AGATCCCACTGGCATTGTTGGTGGTAGGCCTGGGCGGGGGCAGCCTCCCCCTCTTTGTCCACGATCATTTTCCAAAGTCCTGCATCGATGCTGTGGAGATCGACCCCTCCATGTTGGAAGTGGCCACCCAGTGGTTTGGCTTCTCCCAGAGTGACCGAATGAAGGTCCACATTGCAGATGGCCTGGACTATATCACCAGCCgggcaggagaaggagaag CACGGCCTTGCTACGATGTCATAATGTTTGATGTTGACAGTAAGGACCCAACACTGGGAATGAGTTGTCCACCCCCAGCATTTGTGGAGCAATCTTTTCTACAGAAGGTTAAAAGCATCTTGACTCCTGAAG GTGTTTTTATTCTCAACCTCGTGTGCCGAGACTTGGGGCTAAAGGACTCAGTGCTTGCTGGGCTCAAGGCAGTGTTCCCCCTCCTATATGTCCGGCGAATTGAGGGTGAAGTGAACGAGATCCTGTTCTGTCAGCTACACCCTGAGCAAAAACTTGCCACACCAGAGCTCCTAGAAACAGCCCAGGCTTTGGAGCAGACCCTGAGGAAGCCTGGGAGGGGTTGGGATGACACGTATGTCTTGTCAGATATGCTCAAGATGGTAAAGATTGTGTGA
- the EEF1AKNMT gene encoding eEF1A lysine and N-terminal methyltransferase isoform X2, translated as MFFCHCAFLCNLQQVLVIGCGNSELSEQLYDVGYRDIVNIDISEVVIKQMKECNATRRPQMSFLKMDMTQMEFPDASFQVVLDKGTLDAVLTDEEEKTLQQVDRMLAEVGRVLQVGGRYLCISLAQAHILKKAVGHFSREGWMVRVHQVANSQDQVLEAEPQFSLPVFAFIMTKFRPVPGSALQIFELCAQEQGKPVRLESAEQLAEAVRERQQYAWLCSQLRRKARLGSVSLDLCDGDTGEPRYTLHVVDSPTVKPSRDNHFAIFIIPQGRETEWLFGMDEGRKQLAASAGFRRLITVALHRGQQYESMDHIQAELSARVMELAPAGMPTQQQVPFLSVGGDIGVRTVQHQDCSPLSGDYVIEDVQGDDKRYFRRLIFLSNRNVVQSEARLLKDVSHKAEKKRKKDRKKQRPADAEDLPAAPGQSIDKSYLCCEHHKAMIAGLALLRNPELLLEIPLALLVVGLGGGSLPLFVHDHFPKSCIDAVEIDPSMLEVATQWFGFSQSDRMKVHIADGLDYITSRAGEGEARPCYDVIMFDVDSKDPTLGMSCPPPAFVEQSFLQKVKSILTPEGVFILNLVCRDLGLKDSVLAGLKAVFPLLYVRRIEGEVNEILFCQLHPEQKLATPELLETAQALEQTLRKPGRGWDDTYVLSDMLKMVKIV; from the exons ATGTTCTTCTGTCACTGTGCATTCCTGTGCAACCTGCAGCAG GTGCTGGTGATTGGGTGTGGCAACTCAGAACTGAGTGAGCAACTGTATGATGTGGGCTATCGGGATATAGTGAACATCGACATCAGTGAGGTTGTCATCAAGCAAATGAAGGAATGTAATGCCACCCGACGGCCCCAGATGAGCTTCTTGAAGATGGACATGACGCAGATGGAGTTTCCTGATGCCTCGTTCCAGGTGGTGTTGGACAAGGGCACCCTGGATGCTGTCCTGACAGATGAGGAAGAGAAGACCTTGCAACAGGTGGACAGGATGCTGGCTGAGGTTGGCCGTGTCCTGCAGGTGGGCGGTCGCTATCTCTGCATCTCCCTGGCTCAGGCTCACATCCTGAAGAAAGCAGTGGGCCACTTCTCCCGGGAGGGGTGGATGGTGAGGGTGCACCAAGTGGCCAACAGCCAGGACCAGGTGTTGGAAGCAGAGCCTCAGTTCTCCTTGCCGGTCTTTGCCTTCATCATGACCAAGTTCAGGCCAGTCCCTGGCTCTGCCCTTCAGATTTTTGAGCTGTGTGCTCAGGAGCAGGGCAAGCCTGTGCGGCTGGAGAGTGCCGAGCAGCTGGCCGAGGCGGTGCGGGAGCGGCAGCAGTATGCCTGGCTGTGCAGCCAGCTGCGCCGCAAGGCCAGGCTGGGGAGTGTGTCTCTGGACTTGTGCGATGGGGACACGGGGGAGCCACGCTACACCCTCCACGTGGTGGACAGCCCCACTGTGAAACCATCGCGGGACAATCATTTTGCGATTTTCATCA TCCCCCAGGGCCGGGAGACCGAGTGGCTCTTTGGCATGGATGAGGGCCGGAAACAGCTGGCGGCCAGTGCTGGCTTCAGGAGGTTGATTACAGTGGCCCTTCACCGAGGTCAGCAGTATGAAAGCATGGACCACATCCAAGCTGAGTTGTCGGCTAGAGTCATGGAGCTGGCCCCAGCTGGGATGCCCACCCAGCAGCAG GTGCCCTTTCTGTCTGTGGGTGGGGACATTGGGGTCCGGACCGTTCAGCACCAAGACTGCAGCCCCTTGAGCGGTGACTATGTCATCGAGGACGTGCAAGGGGATGACAAGCGATACTTCCGTCGACTGATCTTCCTTAGCAACAGGAACGTGGTGCAGTCCGAAGCCAGGTTGCTGAAGGATGTGTCTCACAAAG CCGAGAAGAAGCGGAAAAAGGACAGGAAGAAGCAGCGGCCTGCTGATGCGGAGGACCTCCCTGCAGCCCCGGGGCAGTCCATTGATAAGAGTTACCTGTGTTGTGAACACCACAAAGCCATGATCGCTGGCCTTGCCCTGCTGAGAAACCCAGAGCTACTCCTAG AGATCCCACTGGCATTGTTGGTGGTAGGCCTGGGCGGGGGCAGCCTCCCCCTCTTTGTCCACGATCATTTTCCAAAGTCCTGCATCGATGCTGTGGAGATCGACCCCTCCATGTTGGAAGTGGCCACCCAGTGGTTTGGCTTCTCCCAGAGTGACCGAATGAAGGTCCACATTGCAGATGGCCTGGACTATATCACCAGCCgggcaggagaaggagaag CACGGCCTTGCTACGATGTCATAATGTTTGATGTTGACAGTAAGGACCCAACACTGGGAATGAGTTGTCCACCCCCAGCATTTGTGGAGCAATCTTTTCTACAGAAGGTTAAAAGCATCTTGACTCCTGAAG GTGTTTTTATTCTCAACCTCGTGTGCCGAGACTTGGGGCTAAAGGACTCAGTGCTTGCTGGGCTCAAGGCAGTGTTCCCCCTCCTATATGTCCGGCGAATTGAGGGTGAAGTGAACGAGATCCTGTTCTGTCAGCTACACCCTGAGCAAAAACTTGCCACACCAGAGCTCCTAGAAACAGCCCAGGCTTTGGAGCAGACCCTGAGGAAGCCTGGGAGGGGTTGGGATGACACGTATGTCTTGTCAGATATGCTCAAGATGGTAAAGATTGTGTGA